Genomic DNA from Peribacillus simplex NBRC 15720 = DSM 1321:
CCAGATCAACAAACCATCTCCAAGCATGCAAAAGAATAAACCAAGAAGTATTAAGGATAGGTAACGATCCCGTCTTCCCACTTTTGTGCAGGCGTAGAGCAAAATCAATAACATGGGGATGACCTTGAATATGATTTTAATGATTAAAGGCTCTTCCGGTATAAAAAAAATATATAATAGTCCCGTGATAAGGATTGCGGCAGGCAAGCATTTCATTAACATTCAATTCCCTCCTTCAATCTTTAATTCTATGTAAGGGGAAGGAACCCCTTGTCGATTAAAGATCTGTTTGAAAAAAAGTCGTGAAAATGAAAAAACTGGCTCCTGTTTTAACCAGGAGCCAGTCAGTTATAAGAATCATACGGCCGAATCTTCTTTAACGAATGCTTGTTTTAACCAGTTTTTTCCCTCAACAAGCCTTGTGACAAGCATGGCACAAACCGTGTTTCCCGTTGAGTTAAGCAGTGTAGCGGGAGCATCGATAATCGTGGATATAACAGCAATGATCGGCAGGACTTCAACAGGGAAGCCGAATACACTAAGAATCAACATTTCCCCAATCATGCCGCCACCAGGAATGGCACCCATAACAGCCCCAACCAAAAAGGCAACTGCAAGTATACTTAAAATGCTTGAAATGCTTGTCATATCCTTTCCGAATAAGCTGAATAGGAAAACGATTTTCATTATCCCGCCAAATACAGAACCATCTTTATGCATGTTGGCTCCAAGTGGGATGACAGTCTCCGCTATATCCTTTGGCACACCCATTTTCTTGACCGATTCCAGGTTGACTGGAATGGACGCGGCACTTGAACAAGTTGCGATGGCTGTAATGGAGGGTGCCAGGGCATTTTTCCAAAAAAGTTTAACGCCATCTTTCCCCCCTGCGATAAAGGCATACAAAGTGAAGAAGCCGAAATAATAAATCAATGCCAAGACAAGGTAAAGACTGAAAGTGCGGGCATAGCCTTCTAAAATCTGAGGCCCCAGCTGACCGATTATCGTCGCAAAATAAGCACCAAGTCCAATTGGGGCATAGTACATGACGATTTTGACGACCTTCATCATGACAGCTGTACCCGCTGTCAAAAACTCAGTAATCGGTCTTGCTTTCTCACCGACCAGTGCAGTGGAAAGTCCGATTAATACTGAGAAAACGATAAGCTGAAGCATATTGCTTCTGGAGAACAGTTCTGGAAAGTCGGAAACGCTTACAGTGTTGACCAGTTGACTGAAGAAAGAAACTTCTTCGATGGTCTCTTCAGAGGAACTGTTTTCCATCAGTTCTTTAATGGCTGTAGTATCTGTGCCTTCCAAGGGATTGACGATGGTTGTCCCAATAAAACCAATGACGGCAGCTAAAGCGGCTGTTGTCAGGAAAACGAGAACGATACTTCCCATGATTTTTCCGAGACGCTGCATTCCGCTCATATTGGCAATCGCTGAAGCAATGCTGAAAAATACCAATGGCACGATGATCGTGAACATCAGATTTAAGAATAAGTCCCCTAGCGGCTGTAAAACCGAGGTTTTCTCCCCGAAGACAACGCCCGCTATCCCACCGATAATAATGGCAGTGAGCAGTATTAAAGAGGATCGATAGTTTTTGATAAAGCTCTTCATTAAAATTCCGTCCTTTCAGGATGAAGATATCAATAAAAATATACTTCATTATCAACTCTAAAAAGAGGTTTGACAATATTTTTTTTATAGGGAGGAATGTTAAAAGAAGAAACGCAATAAATAATAATAGGGAATGGGTTGTGAAAATATCGTGAAGGAGGGGTAGAATGGCATTTGTTGAGGTGGAAGAAGGCGTTCGGCTGTTTTATGAAGAAAAGGGCCAGGGGAGACCGATTATTTTTATCCATGGTGTGTGGATGAGCAGCCGGTTCTTTAGAAGGCAGCTTCCGTACTTTTCAGAAAAATATAGAACGATCTTACTTGATTTAAGAAGCCATGGCCAGTCAAATCATGTGCATTATGGAAACACGGTCTCCGTTTATGCAAAAGATCTTCATGCATTCATTGGTGAGCTAGGATTAAGGGATGTCATACTT
This window encodes:
- a CDS encoding dicarboxylate/amino acid:cation symporter, coding for MKSFIKNYRSSLILLTAIIIGGIAGVVFGEKTSVLQPLGDLFLNLMFTIIVPLVFFSIASAIANMSGMQRLGKIMGSIVLVFLTTAALAAVIGFIGTTIVNPLEGTDTTAIKELMENSSSEETIEEVSFFSQLVNTVSVSDFPELFSRSNMLQLIVFSVLIGLSTALVGEKARPITEFLTAGTAVMMKVVKIVMYYAPIGLGAYFATIIGQLGPQILEGYARTFSLYLVLALIYYFGFFTLYAFIAGGKDGVKLFWKNALAPSITAIATCSSAASIPVNLESVKKMGVPKDIAETVIPLGANMHKDGSVFGGIMKIVFLFSLFGKDMTSISSILSILAVAFLVGAVMGAIPGGGMIGEMLILSVFGFPVEVLPIIAVISTIIDAPATLLNSTGNTVCAMLVTRLVEGKNWLKQAFVKEDSAV